The following coding sequences lie in one Pontibacter sp. G13 genomic window:
- a CDS encoding M20 family metallo-hydrolase → MMNTSFAAPAIELLEQLIQTPSLSRQEQDTAELIAGFLDSHGASIQRSGHNIWAKNHTWDPSKPVILLNSHHDTVKPNPSWQRDPFHPTWEGDTLYGLGSNDAGGPLVSLIATFLTLQHEKDLPYNLILAATAEEEISGKNGIASILPELGSIDLGIIGEPTQMDLAIAEKGLMVLDCESQGVAGHAAREEGVNAIYEAMKDIEWFRTYQFEQSSEFLGPVKMSVTQIQAGSQHNVVPDRCAFVVDVRTNEWYSNAETLEIIQSHVSCEVKARSLRLNSSRLSADHPIAVKGKALGKNVYGSPTLSDQALIPYPTLKIGPGDSARSHTADEYILKSEIEKGIVDYLALLDGLSL, encoded by the coding sequence ATGATGAATACCTCTTTCGCTGCTCCGGCCATCGAGCTCCTGGAACAATTGATCCAAACCCCTTCCCTATCACGGCAAGAGCAAGATACTGCTGAATTGATCGCCGGATTTCTCGATTCTCATGGAGCCAGCATCCAGAGAAGCGGTCATAACATTTGGGCCAAAAATCACACTTGGGACCCTTCCAAACCTGTGATTTTGCTCAATTCGCATCATGACACAGTGAAACCCAATCCATCATGGCAACGCGACCCTTTTCATCCAACTTGGGAAGGAGACACCCTCTACGGCTTGGGAAGCAATGATGCCGGCGGACCGCTTGTCTCGCTCATCGCAACCTTTCTGACCCTTCAACATGAGAAAGACCTGCCGTATAACCTGATCCTAGCGGCTACTGCTGAGGAGGAGATTTCAGGAAAAAACGGCATTGCCTCTATTCTACCTGAACTTGGATCGATTGATTTGGGGATTATCGGGGAACCCACACAGATGGATCTGGCCATCGCGGAAAAAGGATTGATGGTCCTCGACTGCGAATCTCAAGGGGTAGCGGGCCATGCTGCTAGAGAAGAAGGGGTAAATGCCATTTACGAAGCGATGAAGGATATCGAATGGTTCAGGACATACCAATTCGAGCAATCATCCGAGTTTCTGGGGCCCGTGAAAATGTCAGTCACTCAGATTCAGGCAGGCTCTCAGCACAATGTCGTTCCCGATCGGTGCGCTTTTGTTGTGGACGTCCGGACGAATGAGTGGTACAGCAATGCTGAAACACTCGAGATTATCCAATCACACGTTTCCTGCGAAGTCAAGGCTCGGTCATTACGTCTAAATTCCTCTCGTCTCTCAGCAGATCATCCAATCGCTGTCAAAGGCAAGGCGCTAGGAAAAAACGTTTACGGCTCACCGACCCTATCAGATCAAGCACTCATCCCCTACCCGACCCTCAAAATCGGTCCGGGCGACTCTGCTCGTTCGCATACTGCTGACGAGTACATTCTGAAATCTGAAATCGAAAAGGGAATTGTGGATTATCTGGCCTTGTTGGATGGATTATCCCTTTAG
- the argB gene encoding acetylglutamate kinase, which translates to MNRLTILKIGGHVLADPAKRTQLLADFAQLPGAKVLVHGGGKTGTQIAERLGIQVQMVDGRRITDKPMLEVAMMVYGGLKNKQLVASLQALGINALGITGADMNVIQAIKRPVKTIDYGWVGDIVAVDGDRLAQLIQAGITPVMAPLTHDGQGNMLNTNADTIASVVAQALSAFYEVHLVYGFEKPGVMIDPDDDQTLIQQLTPSSYADHRQQGHIVGGMIPKLDNAFDALNHGVNRVYICSQSALSGLHTPQFIGTEILIPSTSE; encoded by the coding sequence ATGAATAGACTGACCATCCTCAAAATAGGCGGACATGTCTTGGCCGACCCCGCCAAGCGCACTCAATTACTTGCAGATTTCGCCCAACTCCCCGGCGCAAAAGTGCTAGTACATGGAGGCGGAAAAACCGGAACCCAGATTGCGGAGAGACTCGGCATCCAAGTCCAAATGGTCGATGGCCGACGCATCACGGATAAACCCATGCTAGAGGTCGCCATGATGGTTTATGGAGGTCTCAAGAATAAGCAATTAGTAGCCTCTCTTCAGGCACTGGGGATCAATGCCCTTGGCATTACCGGTGCAGACATGAATGTCATTCAGGCTATCAAACGCCCTGTGAAAACCATCGACTACGGCTGGGTGGGAGACATCGTCGCTGTAGATGGTGACCGTCTCGCTCAATTGATCCAAGCTGGCATTACCCCAGTCATGGCACCACTCACCCATGATGGGCAGGGCAATATGCTGAATACCAATGCGGACACCATTGCATCGGTAGTTGCTCAGGCGCTTTCGGCTTTCTATGAAGTGCATCTCGTGTATGGCTTCGAAAAGCCCGGTGTGATGATTGATCCGGACGATGATCAAACCTTGATCCAGCAACTCACCCCATCGAGTTATGCTGATCATCGGCAACAAGGCCACATTGTTGGAGGTATGATTCCGAAACTGGATAATGCTTTCGATGCATTGAATCACGGGGTAAACAGAGTGTACATTTGCTCCCAATCCGCCCTGTCAGGCCTACACACACCGCAGTTTATCGGTACAGAAATCTTGATTCCCTCAACTTCCGAATGA
- a CDS encoding class I SAM-dependent methyltransferase: MAILKKAAQKLPSYYNHACIIPQRAFEQCSSEKAASLKEASGIHCLDMTAGLGVDSYHFSQSFQNVTSLEADKLLADITRHNLKLLNTRNVEIRNESAHLFLETYKGNPFDLIFVDPDRRNSTGKRLVKLGECSPDVVSLFGRMQQLAQQIMIKASPMLDISAAWDDLPQIQVIEVVSIGNECKELLLHWRKTADANKYIHLKILRQNHRFSYEFPQGAPNKPDSRQLPAHPTVLIEPDVACYKARTTQTLFEHAFPDLPGAMNHSMGFFFGTQLPELPFPGRVWDILEMMPYKPKAIKRWLKKQGINRAHIVQRHFPFQVADIRKQLGLREGGEHWLIATRWQGEKCVIWGKAH, translated from the coding sequence TTGGCAATACTTAAGAAGGCTGCACAAAAGCTTCCTTCTTATTACAACCATGCCTGCATCATTCCCCAACGCGCTTTCGAACAATGTAGCAGCGAAAAGGCAGCCTCACTCAAGGAAGCATCCGGAATCCACTGTTTGGACATGACAGCAGGACTGGGCGTTGATTCGTATCATTTTTCCCAATCCTTTCAAAATGTCACGAGCCTCGAAGCGGACAAGCTGCTTGCTGACATTACTCGACATAATCTAAAACTCCTAAATACGAGAAATGTTGAAATTCGAAATGAATCAGCACATCTATTTTTGGAAACTTACAAGGGAAATCCCTTCGACCTTATTTTTGTCGATCCCGATCGGAGAAACTCCACCGGCAAAAGACTGGTCAAACTTGGTGAATGCTCCCCAGATGTAGTGTCGCTATTCGGACGAATGCAGCAACTCGCGCAGCAAATCATGATCAAAGCCTCTCCCATGCTGGATATCTCCGCCGCTTGGGATGATTTGCCCCAAATTCAAGTCATTGAAGTGGTATCCATTGGCAATGAGTGCAAAGAACTGCTGCTCCACTGGCGCAAAACAGCAGACGCAAACAAGTACATTCACCTCAAGATCCTGCGGCAGAATCACCGATTCTCCTATGAATTTCCTCAAGGAGCGCCCAACAAACCCGATTCGCGCCAACTGCCCGCCCATCCTACCGTCCTCATCGAGCCAGATGTGGCATGCTATAAGGCCAGAACTACCCAAACTTTGTTTGAGCATGCTTTTCCTGATTTACCCGGTGCAATGAATCATTCGATGGGCTTCTTCTTTGGAACGCAACTTCCGGAACTGCCCTTTCCGGGCCGTGTCTGGGATATCCTTGAGATGATGCCCTACAAGCCCAAGGCGATCAAACGATGGCTGAAAAAGCAGGGAATCAATAGAGCCCATATTGTCCAGCGGCACTTCCCCTTTCAAGTTGCCGACATTCGCAAACAATTGGGTCTCCGAGAAGGCGGAGAACACTGGCTGATCGCAACGCGTTGGCAAGGTGAAAAATGCGTGATTTGGGGGAAAGCGCATTGA
- the ytxJ gene encoding bacillithiol system redox-active protein YtxJ has protein sequence MDKWAILHQEAQLAAIEERSYERPQLIFKHSTRCGISSQAQHVLDQATADLQGQVDLYYLDLIAYRSISNLVADRFGIPHQSPQVIVVKDGKVVHQASHFSIAPTKILEAV, from the coding sequence ATGGACAAATGGGCAATTCTCCATCAAGAGGCCCAGTTAGCCGCAATCGAGGAACGCTCTTATGAGCGACCACAACTGATTTTCAAGCATAGTACACGTTGTGGGATTTCTTCGCAAGCACAGCATGTGTTGGATCAAGCCACTGCGGATTTACAGGGTCAAGTAGACCTGTACTATCTAGATTTGATCGCATATCGATCAATCTCCAATCTTGTTGCGGATAGATTTGGGATTCCTCATCAATCGCCACAAGTCATTGTAGTCAAAGATGGAAAGGTCGTACATCAGGCCAGTCATTTTTCCATCGCTCCTACAAAGATTCTGGAGGCAGTTTAG
- a CDS encoding OsmC family protein encodes MKTSHITYQGNLRTSATHLRSENTIITDAPTDNHGKGEAFSPTDLLATSIASCMITIMGIQSEKNDLEMGEVTAEVEKIMASNPRRVAAVNILLNFENHNLSDTDKSLLENAALNCPVCCSLHPDLKVHVKFQYI; translated from the coding sequence ATGAAGACTTCACACATCACGTACCAAGGAAATCTGCGCACCTCTGCTACCCATCTGAGGTCCGAGAATACCATCATCACCGATGCCCCAACTGACAACCACGGCAAAGGGGAGGCTTTTTCTCCGACAGATCTATTGGCGACCTCCATTGCTTCCTGCATGATCACCATCATGGGTATTCAGTCTGAAAAAAATGACCTGGAAATGGGGGAAGTAACTGCTGAGGTGGAAAAAATCATGGCAAGCAATCCTCGTCGAGTGGCTGCGGTCAACATTTTGCTGAATTTTGAGAACCACAATCTCAGCGATACCGACAAGTCCTTGTTGGAAAATGCGGCGTTGAATTGCCCGGTATGCTGCAGCTTGCATCCCGATCTGAAGGTCCACGTCAAGTTCCAGTACATATAG
- a CDS encoding ABC transporter permease — protein MQVSTVIEPKKSAFKINFRELYEYRELLWTLTYRDFRVKYAQTILGFSWAVLNPFLQIFILSFVFGTVAKAGTGNVEAPHLIYTTAGMLGYTYFSNLMTQAGSSIIMAQQMVKKIYFPRLVIPLSKAITGLIDLLATMVILGLMMVYYQYTPGGNIIYLPFFILIAVLSGLAAGIWMSALTVRFRDFQQVTPLIVRLGMYATPIAYPASLVPEKYLTLYYMNPMAGVVEGVRWCIVGGDPPSTLMYLSFGLIAVLFVFGIFFFNRVERMMADIL, from the coding sequence ATGCAGGTGAGTACCGTCATCGAACCGAAAAAAAGTGCATTCAAGATCAATTTCCGAGAACTCTATGAGTACCGGGAATTACTTTGGACGCTTACTTACAGGGACTTCAGAGTCAAATATGCCCAAACCATATTGGGATTCTCTTGGGCAGTTCTGAACCCATTTCTCCAAATCTTCATCCTCAGTTTCGTATTTGGCACAGTAGCCAAGGCTGGTACCGGGAATGTTGAAGCCCCACACCTTATCTACACAACTGCGGGTATGTTGGGATATACCTACTTTTCCAACTTGATGACTCAGGCAGGAAGCTCGATCATTATGGCCCAGCAGATGGTCAAGAAGATCTATTTCCCAAGATTGGTCATTCCATTGTCCAAGGCGATCACAGGTCTCATTGACTTGTTGGCCACGATGGTTATCCTCGGCTTGATGATGGTTTACTACCAGTACACCCCAGGTGGGAACATCATCTATCTGCCCTTTTTCATTTTGATTGCTGTACTGTCAGGTTTGGCTGCGGGGATTTGGATGAGTGCTTTGACTGTTAGGTTTAGAGATTTCCAGCAGGTGACCCCTCTGATTGTTCGTTTGGGAATGTACGCAACCCCAATTGCCTACCCTGCGAGCTTGGTTCCTGAGAAATACCTGACTTTGTACTATATGAACCCTATGGCAGGTGTCGTCGAGGGAGTGAGGTGGTGCATTGTGGGGGGAGACCCTCCAAGCACATTGATGTACCTATCTTTTGGATTGATCGCCGTTCTATTTGTTTTCGGAATTTTCTTCTTCAATCGAGTGGAGAGAATGATGGCAGATATCCTCTAG
- a CDS encoding sulfotransferase domain-containing protein translates to MLFATGRKHGQEALRAAVKSGKLEGLDGFVERFGWKEAIHLLRISIFKGDVVVKSHRGPSFWIRQLIRLGLAKVTFIYRDPRDVMLSARDHARRTADSDFPQFQQYLDFEAGIKHLKMIIKRAIWWIKLDRALNLEYVKLLADPVTQLKKVNEYFGWNLQEEDLEKIVQNESKGRSSGKSNFNQGKISRYQEEMTPDQVAHFNEIFAPELELMGFPQ, encoded by the coding sequence ATGCTGTTTGCAACGGGCCGCAAGCATGGGCAGGAAGCACTTCGTGCTGCGGTGAAATCAGGGAAGCTAGAAGGATTGGATGGCTTTGTTGAGAGGTTTGGCTGGAAGGAAGCGATACATCTGTTGAGAATCAGCATATTTAAGGGTGATGTGGTAGTCAAATCGCATCGTGGCCCAAGCTTTTGGATTAGGCAGCTGATCAGATTGGGATTGGCCAAGGTGACGTTCATTTACAGAGATCCACGAGATGTAATGCTTTCGGCACGAGATCATGCTAGACGGACAGCCGATTCAGATTTTCCCCAATTCCAACAATATCTAGATTTTGAAGCTGGAATCAAGCATCTCAAGATGATTATAAAAAGGGCCATCTGGTGGATAAAATTGGACCGAGCTTTGAATCTGGAGTATGTAAAGTTGTTGGCCGATCCGGTTACCCAGCTAAAAAAGGTCAATGAATATTTTGGGTGGAATCTTCAAGAAGAAGATTTGGAAAAAATTGTCCAAAATGAATCCAAGGGTCGCTCTTCCGGAAAATCAAATTTCAACCAAGGCAAAATCAGTCGCTATCAGGAAGAAATGACACCCGATCAGGTCGCTCACTTCAATGAGATTTTTGCCCCTGAGCTAGAGTTGATGGGATTCCCACAATAA
- a CDS encoding ABC transporter ATP-binding protein, which produces MSDIAIQVEHISKMYQLGAIGAGTLRETFQNAWRSLNGKHNSDVGKTKEFWALRDVNFEVKHGEVVGIVGKNGAGKSTLLKVLSKITEPTEGRIKLGGRIASLLEVGTGFHPELTGRENIFLNGSILGMTRVEIKQKFDEIVEFSGVEKFLDTPVKRYSSGMYVRLAFAVAAHLEPEILVIDEVLAVGDMEFQKKCLGKMKDVAGQGRTVLFVSHNMAAVNSLCSKAIFLQNGQVHSMGPTSDIIPKYMDSSSEGVHGNTVSIEGDKKLPIRPTGVQVLVNETPNRTMKMGDNLTVRMFFDSNEPTDSVFAAINIISSNGDPIIATSNEFLPFAKASEPTSQGFVDIKLGVVPLNKGTYYLSIWLGQHRKTLQIVREVMSFQVEAKDIWGKGKLPAKASHLYWEADFHIGGAVPQEII; this is translated from the coding sequence ATGTCGGACATCGCGATACAAGTCGAGCATATCTCCAAGATGTACCAACTGGGCGCCATCGGTGCTGGAACATTGAGAGAAACCTTCCAAAATGCCTGGAGAAGTCTGAATGGCAAGCACAATTCCGATGTAGGGAAGACCAAAGAGTTTTGGGCACTTCGGGATGTCAACTTCGAGGTCAAGCACGGTGAAGTAGTGGGGATCGTAGGGAAGAATGGTGCCGGAAAAAGTACCCTGCTCAAGGTGCTCTCCAAGATTACCGAGCCTACTGAAGGCCGAATTAAGCTTGGTGGACGAATTGCTTCTCTGCTGGAGGTCGGTACAGGCTTTCACCCTGAGTTGACTGGCCGTGAGAATATTTTCCTCAATGGATCTATCCTCGGAATGACGCGGGTTGAAATCAAGCAGAAGTTTGATGAAATCGTGGAGTTCAGTGGAGTGGAAAAATTTCTCGATACGCCCGTGAAGCGTTATTCAAGCGGGATGTATGTGCGTTTGGCTTTTGCTGTGGCAGCACATTTGGAACCAGAAATTCTCGTGATTGATGAGGTGCTGGCAGTAGGTGATATGGAGTTCCAGAAGAAATGCCTAGGAAAAATGAAGGATGTGGCAGGTCAGGGTAGAACGGTCCTGTTCGTGAGCCACAACATGGCAGCCGTGAATTCTCTGTGTTCCAAAGCGATTTTCCTCCAAAATGGGCAAGTTCATAGCATGGGCCCTACCTCCGACATTATTCCAAAATACATGGATTCCTCTTCAGAAGGAGTTCATGGGAATACTGTCAGCATCGAGGGAGACAAGAAGCTTCCCATTCGCCCTACTGGCGTACAAGTACTGGTGAATGAAACGCCCAATCGTACCATGAAAATGGGTGACAACTTGACGGTAAGGATGTTCTTCGATAGCAATGAGCCTACCGATTCAGTGTTTGCAGCGATCAACATTATCTCTTCGAATGGAGACCCAATTATTGCAACGAGCAATGAATTTTTGCCTTTTGCAAAAGCCTCAGAGCCTACTAGCCAGGGGTTTGTAGACATCAAGCTCGGGGTTGTTCCGCTGAACAAAGGCACATATTACCTATCTATCTGGTTGGGGCAGCATCGAAAAACCCTACAAATTGTACGTGAGGTGATGTCTTTTCAGGTAGAGGCAAAAGATATATGGGGCAAAGGAAAACTTCCCGCCAAAGCATCCCACCTATATTGGGAGGCAGATTTCCACATTGGAGGAGCAGTTCCTCAAGAAATTATTTAG